One segment of Mycolicibacterium sp. YH-1 DNA contains the following:
- a CDS encoding uracil-DNA glycosylase, whose protein sequence is MRLPHVRTGEYFDSPVPAGTGWPGDPATPDTVVASTAARARSLARRTRSLQDLDALVSVCRACPRLVTWREDVALAKRRSFAGEPYWGRPIPGFGAAEPGILVLGLAPAAHGANRTGRVFTGDRSGDFLFAAMYRAGLASAPDSVDAADGLSLNDTRIVAAVRCAPPDNAPTPDERATCAPWLDAEWRLLAPSVKAIVVLGGFAWRAALDMLRAGGVAVPKPMPKFGHLVTAPIGAVTLIGCYHPSQQNTFTGRLTPAMLDDVFAEAKRIAHV, encoded by the coding sequence GTGAGACTGCCGCACGTCCGAACCGGTGAGTACTTCGACTCGCCGGTGCCCGCCGGGACCGGTTGGCCGGGGGATCCGGCGACGCCCGACACCGTGGTGGCGTCGACGGCGGCGCGGGCGCGGTCGTTGGCCAGGCGGACGCGCAGCCTCCAGGACCTCGACGCGCTGGTCAGCGTGTGCCGGGCCTGTCCACGCCTGGTGACGTGGCGCGAGGACGTCGCACTGGCCAAGCGTCGCTCCTTCGCGGGTGAGCCGTACTGGGGTCGGCCAATCCCCGGATTCGGTGCGGCCGAACCGGGAATCCTGGTCCTCGGTCTGGCGCCCGCGGCGCACGGCGCCAATCGGACGGGCCGGGTGTTCACCGGCGACCGCAGTGGCGACTTCCTCTTCGCGGCGATGTACCGGGCCGGGCTGGCGAGCGCGCCGGACAGTGTCGACGCCGCGGATGGCTTGTCGCTCAACGACACCCGCATTGTCGCGGCCGTGCGATGTGCGCCGCCCGATAACGCGCCGACGCCCGATGAGCGGGCGACGTGCGCGCCGTGGCTCGACGCCGAGTGGCGATTGCTCGCGCCGAGCGTGAAGGCGATCGTCGTGCTCGGTGGGTTCGCCTGGCGGGCGGCGCTGGACATGCTCCGGGCCGGCGGTGTGGCGGTGCCCAAGCCGATGCCGAAGTTCGGCCACCTTGTGACGGCCCCGATCGGCGCCGTCACGCTGATCGGCTGCTATCACCCCAGTCAGCAGAACACCTTCACCGGCCGATTGACCCCGGCGATGCTCGATGACGTGTTCGCCGAGGCCAAACGCATCGCCCACGTGTGA